aatggaagtCCAGAGGGATTCTTCAAAATCAATAGAGGTCTTCggcaaggtgatcctttatctcctcttatttttgttctgattgaagatgttcttagtagaaatcTTACAAAGTTGTTTGCTGAGAAGATGATGACGCCTATGCTTTCCAAAAgaggtatttctcccacacatcttttctttgttgatgacattatgattttttgtaaaggcaatatGAAGAGTCTGCATAACCTTCTTGCTTTGCTTGGTAAATACCAAAGTGCCTCGGGCCAAACTGTctgtcgtcaaaagagtaagatttattatggtggtggttctttgaGTCGCTGTGGGACTATCACTAATTTACTGGGTATGGAAGTTACTACTTTTCCGGACaggtatttgggagttcaaattatgcCTGGAGTAGTTAAGTATCGTCACATTTGTAATGTGATGGAGAAAATTAAGAAACAACTTTCGGTTTGGAAAGGTAAgttactttcttttcaagatagagttgttctTATCAATTCAGTGATAGCGAGTTATGCTattcacaacatggcggtgtacaaaTGGCCTAGAAAATTTGTTCAACAGGCTGAAAGAgttattcgtaattttctttggtcgggtGATGCTGAAGTTGCAAGGAAATTTGTTGTTGGATATCCAAAGGTTTGTTTTCCGTTGAAGGAAGGGGGTCTTGGTATAACCAGCATGGTTGTTACTAATAAGGCTCTTCTAATGAAGCTAtggtggagtattcgttcttctaacaagaaatgggctcgtttCTTATGGGCGAAATTTACTACTAAGCAGGGTAGTATAAAGCTTTATGGGGTGAAATATTCTATTTTGCCGGGCATGAAACTGATTCATTCTATTGTTGACAAGAATACCAAGGTTCTCATTGGGGACGGGAGGtctacatctctttattttgatgtttggtatggtaaTGAGTGTATTGCTGATATGCTTAATGAAACTGACTTGGACAGAAATTTCAAGGTCAGTGATATTATTGTTAATAATGCTTGGATGATGCAGGGAgatcatattcagaatttggtCCGTGCGGGTGTGGATCTTTCAAATTTGCCTTTGTTACAAGGAGGGAATGATTGTAGAGTTTGGATGCCGGAGATGAATGGCCACTTTTCAGTCTCTTCAGCAAAGAATATCATTAGAAGGGCGTATCCAAAATCAGCAATttatggtcttttgtggaggaaAGAAATTCATCCCAAATTGGCTGCTCAgaattggaagatatgtcgtgagGTTTGTGCAACTCAAGACAAGATCAGGAGTAGATTCAAAGTTGAAATGGCCAACAAATGTTACTTGTGCAACAAGGAGGAAGAATCTTTGGAGCATATTATTTGGAGTTGTACGTTTGCAACTCAAATTtggcagtggtgttcaggtttgtttaaTCTAACACCTTATTATGATATTGTGAATTCATATAAATCAGCAAAGGGTAGAAGTAGAATTGTCAAAGATTTATGGCTTTTAGCTATTTTGGTGATTCGCTCGGAATtatggaaaacaagaaataaggCATGTTTTCAGAATTCTTCTGTTAGCATTCATTTTTTAAGAAGAGAGTGTTCTATTTGATTAGTGAATACGCTGGTCGTTTGAAGGGTTTCATGCATAATACTACAACGGACTTGGATCTTTTGAACTTTTTCCGTGTGATGCATAGGAAGGTTAAGCAGGTTCAGCCAATTGAGTGCTTTTGGAGTCCGCCAAATAGGgatgaaattttattatgttgtgatggagcagccAAAGGAAATCCGGGTATAgctggagctggtgttgttgttcgtgatgctgattgtaattttttgggtgctatgagtattggtttgggttctactactaatttcttagctgaactttatggtattatttttggtttggagtgggctatgaAGTGGAATGTTAAAAGAGTGGTTGTACGTTCTGATTCAATGGGAACAATTAAGACattgacgggtacaaatcttccttggtttgtcaagcacagatggagaagaatacaaaacaattatgactctattcgttttgttcatacttatcgtgaggctaattttgcagcagacaagatggctaaaaggggatgttatcttcgtaatggtgaaggtttaaattatgatgaaaggcctgatttccttttgtctttagaatttcctaatgttgtttatttcagattcaagtagtttgtaagtttttggggtcttctgacctcttttcttatgaacactttgtacatattggttattcattaatacaacatggatttagcaacaaaaaaaaactcaaaaaagtccacacacttcgctataagtcggaaatatatttttgagactaaattgtaaactagataaactcatctttaacagaaaagtttgaaaaatgtattgtaatcagaattaatatgttccaaggcaatacatctagtaaaaattgcatttctatgtacgttgattcaagaaaatatgaaggaagtcaaatttcacaatagaagaaagatgaaagatcatgcagaactaatccaaatcctaacaaatttctctatcttgaatcaaatagaaagacaaagccaacataaaaggaaagagttcataagaatgttgaattttatatacgttaactcaaaaaagtctacacacttcgttataagtcggaaattgatttgtgagactaaattataaactagataaactcatctataacagaaaagtttaaaaaatgtattgtaatcacaattaatatgttctaaggcagtatgtctagtaaaaattgcatttctatgtacgttgattcaagaatatagaaggaagtcaaatttcactatagaagaaggacgaaagaccaagcagaactaacccaaatactaacaaatttcatctatcttgaatcaaatagaaagacaaagccaacacaaaaagaaagtgttcataaaaatgttgaattttatatacgttaactcaaaaagtctacacacttcattataagtcgaaaattgatttctgagactagattgtaaactagataaactcatctttaacagaaaaagtttgaaaaatgtattgtaattacaattaatatgttctaaggcaatacgtctagtaaaaattgcatttctatgtacgttgattcaagaaaatatgaaggaagtcaaatttaaccatagaacaaggatgaaagaccaagaagaactaatccaagtcctaccaaatttcatctatcttgaatcaaatagaaagacaaagctaacacaagaagaaagagttcataaaaatgttgaattttatatatgttaactcaaaaaagtctacacacttcgttataagtcgggaattgatttctgagactaaattgtaaactagataaactcatttttaacagaaaaagtttgaaaaatgtattgtaatcacaattaatatgttcaaaggcaatacgtctagtaaaaattgcatttctatgtactttgattcaagaaaatatgaaggaagtcaaatttcacaatagaagaaggttgaaagaccaagcagaacaaatcaaaatcctaacaaatttcatctatcttgaatcagatagaaagacaaagccaatacaaaaataaagagttcataaatatgttgaattttatatacgttaactcaaaatagtctacacacttcgatataagtcggaagttgatttctgagactaaattgtaaactagataaattcatctttaacagaaatagtTTGAAATATATATTGTaataacaattaatatgttctaaggtaatacctctaataaaaatttcattttattgtacgttgattcaagaaaatatcaaggaagtcaaatttcacaatagaagaaagatgaaagatcatgcagaactaatccagatcctaccaaatttcatctatcttgaatcaaatagaaagacaaagctaacacaagaagaaagagttcataaaaatgttaaattttatatatgttaactcaaaaaagtctacacacttcgttataagtcggaaattgatttctgagactaaattgtaaactagataaactcatctttaacagaaaaagtttgaaaaatgtattaaaatcacaattaatatgttctaaggcaatacgtctagtaaaaattgcatttctatgtacgttgattcaagaaaatatcaaggaagtcaaatttcacaatagaagaaagatgaaagatcatgcagaactaataaaaatactaacaaatttcatctatcttgaatcaaatagaaagacaaagccaacacaaaaataaagagttcataaaaatgttaaattcaatatacgttaactcaaaaaagtctacacactttgttataagtcggaaattgatatctgagactaaattgtaaactagataaactcatctttaacagaaaaagtttgaaaaatgtattgtaattactattaatatgtgctaaggcaatatgtctagtaaaaattgcatttctatgtacgttgattcaagaaaatatgaaggaagtcaaatttcacaatagaacaaggatgaaagaccatgcagaactaatccaaatcctaaaaaatttcatctatcttgaatcaaatagaaagacaaagctaacacaagaagaaagagttcataaaaatgttgaattttatatacgttaactcaaaaaagtctacacacttcgttataagtcggaaattgatttgtaagactaaattgtaaactagataaactcatctttaacagaaaagtttaaaaaatgtattgtaatcacaattaatattttctaaggcagtatgtctagtaaaaattgcatttctatgtacgttgattcaagaatatatgaaggaagtcaaattcactatagaagaaggacgaaagaccaagcagaactaacccaaatactaacaaatttcatctatcttaaatcaaatagaaagacaaagccaacacaaaaagaaagtgttcataaaaatgttgaattttatatacgttaactcaaaaaagtctacacatttcgttataagtcggaaattgatttctgagactaaattgtaaactagataaactcgtctttaacagaaaaagtttgaaaaatgtattgtaattacaattaatatgttctaaggaaatacgtctagtaaaaatttcatttctatgtacgttgattcaagaaaatatgaaggaagtcaaatttcacaatagaacaaggatgaaagaccatgaagaactaatccaaatcctaacaaatttcatctatcttgaatcaaataaaaagtcaaagctaacacaagaagaaagagttcataaaaatgttgaattttatatatgttagctcaaaaaagtctacacacttcgttataagttggaaatatatttttgagactaaattgtaaactagataaactcatctttaacagaaaagtttgaaaaatgtattgtaatcagaattaatatgttccatggcaatacatctagtaaaaattgattttctatgtacgttgattcaagaaaatatgaaggaagttaaatttcacaatagaagaaggttgaaagaccaagcagaactaatctaaatcctaacaaatttcatctatcttgaatcaaatagaaagacaaagctaacacaagaagaaagagttcataaaaatgttgaattttatatatgttagctacaaaaagtctacacacttcgttataagtcggaaatatatttttgagactaaattgtaaactagataaactcatctttaacataaaagtttgaaaaatgtattgtaatcagaattaatatgttccaaggcaatacatctagtaaaaattgcatttctatgtacgttgattcaagaaaatatgaaggaagtcaaatttcacaatagaagaaggttgaaagaccaagcagaactaatccaaatactaacaaatttcatctatcttgaatcaattagaaagacaaaaccattacaaaaataaagagttcataaaaatgttgaatttaatatacgttaactcaaaaaatctatacactttgttataagtcggaaattgatttctgagactaaattgtaaactagataaactcatctttaacagaaaaagtttgaaaaatgtattgtaatcagaattaatatgttccaaggcaatacatctagtaaaaattgcatttctatgtatgttgattcaagaaaaNNNNNNNNNNNNNNNNNNNNNNNNNNNNNNNNNNNNNNNNNNNNNNNNNNNNNNNNNNNNNNNNNNNNNNNNNNNNNNNNNNNNNNNNNNNNNNNNNNNNNNNNNNNNNNNNNNNNNNNNNNNNNNNNNNNNNNNNNNNNNNNNNNNNNNNNNNNNNNNNNNNNNNNNNNNNaaaaaagtctacacatttcgttataagtcggaaattgatttctgagactaaattgtaaactagataaactcatctttaacagaaaaagtttgaaaaatgtattgtaatcacaattaatatgttctaaggaaatacttctagtaaaaattgcatttctatgtacgttgattcaagaaaatatgaaagaagtcaaatttcacaatagaagaaggatgatagaccaaacagaactaatccaaatcctaacaaatttcatctatcttgaatcagatagaaagacaaagccaatacaaaaataaagagttcataaatatgttgaattttatatacgttaactcaaaaaagtctacacatttccttataagtcggaaattgatttctgagactaaattgtaaagtagataaactcatctttaaaataaaaagtttgaaaaatgtattgtaattacaactaatatgttctaaggcaatacgtctagtaaaaattgcatttctatgtacgttgattcaagaaaatatcaaggaagtcaaatttcacaatagatgaaagatcatgcaaaactaatccaactactaacaaatttcatctatcttgaatcaaatagaaagacaaagccaacataaaaagaaaaagttcataaaaatgttgaattttatatacgttaactcaaaaaagtctacacatttcgttataagtcggaaattgatttctgagactaaattgtaaagtagataaactcatctttaacatagaaagtttgaaaaatgtattgtaattacaattattatgttctaaggcaatacgtctagtaaaaattgcatttctatgtacgttgattcaagaaaatatcaaggaagtcaaatttcacaatagaagaaagatgaaagatcatgcaaaactaatccaaatactaacaaatttcatctatcttgaatcaaatagaaagacaaagccaacacaaaaagaaagagttcattaaaatgttgaatttaatatacgttaactcaaaatagtctacacactttgttataagtcggaaattgatttctgagactaaattgtaaactagataaactcatctttaacagaaaaattttgaaaaatgtattgtaatcacaattaatatgttctaaggaaatacttctagtaaaaattgcatttctatgtacgttgattcaagaaaatatgaaagaagtcaaatttcacaatagaagaaggatgatagaccatgcagaactaatccaaatcctaacaaaaagttcagtctcattgggagattgaCATGTTTGTGAGTGAGAACATTAActtttccttcttctattgtttttctagggtttgaaacttTTTCTCGTTTTTCCTTcatccttgatcatcttttggtgatttaggatgggggaaaaCCCTGTTTCTTCCACGCAATCTAAAGGGGTTCATAAGGCTACGTTTGCTGATTTAGTCAAGGGGAAAAAACCCTATATGTTGACAGATTTTGATTTGTTATCCCTTCCAGAGGCGTCTTCATACCTTGAAGAACCAGCGTTAGTTTTACCTTTAGAACTAACAAAAGAAGGGAGGGATATTTTCCAGTTTAGTCTCATTGGAAGACTGAACTTTAAAGGTTTGAAACTTAATGAGGTCCAAAAAAGCTTGGAAGAACAATGGGGTTTTGGTGATGGTAGATGCAAGCTTGTTCCTATGACTAAGGGGTTTTTCATCATCAAGTTGATTTCTGCGGAAGATAAAGAGTGTGTATGGCATGGTGATTCATGGAAGGTTCAGAACCAAACCcttagggttttgaatttttacCCTAATTTTGATCCTGAAAAGCAAACCACGTCTCATGCTACAGTTTGGGTGAGTTTCCCTGGCTTATACATTGAATTATGGACAAAAACAATTCTTCTATCTATTGCAAAAATTCTTGGTAAACCAATTGCTATAGACCAGAAAACgttggatcatgatgttggtaATTATGCTGCTGTTCTTATTGACATTGATTTTGCAAAAGAGATTCCTAAAAGAATATATCTTACAGCCAATGGTAAGGAGTTCTGGCAATATGTGGAAGTTCAAGATATGGAGAATGTTAAGTTTTGTTCTCATTGAAAATTTATGGGTCATAAATTTGAGAACTTTCAGGCAGCTCGTAAGATATTAGAGAATTCAATTATGGATGGGAAACGTGTTTTGAATGATACAGCAGATAGcaatccaaaaaacaaaaaaaggtgGCAAGTTAAAAAACCTCAAACTGACGATATTATTTCCCATGCAAACCATGCAGATAAAGTCAGTAAAGAAGTTCAAAGAAATATGGTGAGTAATGGTAATGATAATGAGGTTATTGATCAGGCTGGGAAGGAGATCATTGATCTAGTTCATGAGAATGCTGAAGCTAAGAAGTTGGAGGAGCAACTAGATAAAGCCTTTATTGTTTATCGTGAGGCACAACTCAATTTGATCAGGTGTAAGAGTGCCATTGCATCAAAAGCAGACGTTGTTATACGTAAAGTTGCAAGTTCTGGGAGTTTGGGTTCATTGTCTGGGACTAAGAATGATACAACTCCAGTGCCAAACCAAAACTCTGAACACAATTCTGTGTCTAAGAAAAATTTGGAAGGCACGTCAGTTGTGGATTTGGAAGGAATATCCGTAAATTCTAATATGGCAGGAAACGTGTTTAAATCTAAATATGGAAATTCCGTGTCAGTGAACAAGTCTGAAAATATGTCCGTGTCTAAGCAAACTCAAGTGGATAGACAGTCCGTGTACAACAAGGATTTGGAGTTTGCTGATCGTACAAATTTGCCCGTATCCAAGCAAACAACAGCAACTCATATTCAGGCCGTGGCTAATTTGGATACTTCTTCAAAGCCTGAATCTATAACCAAGAGTAAGTCCAAGCAAACTGATCTTCAGGCCGTGACTGCTTCTATTTCTAAACAAGGATCatctaaagaggattggaaaacAGTAAAGAGTAAGAGCTCTCCAAACAAAGGTactccttttaaatttaaatcttttgaaactactTCTGTGGATGAGATTTTTCAAACAGAATTAGTGGTaaataacaagtatggtgccctGGAATttgagttaggccttgctaacGTTTCTAGTGAggttttggtggaggaggaacaagatgattctagtgactcggccaatagtatgggttcgaaagattggggtgaagttgatggAGATATTCTACccaggaagcaagctagaaaagtggccattttttttttttgataagtcaaaaattgtattaatagataacaaaatttacaaaaagtagattacaagaaaagaggtcacagcaacccccaAAACTTGTAACACTACTTGAAACGAAAATAGGAAACATTAGGGTTTTCAACGGAAATTAAAAAATCAGGTCTTCCTTCATACTGAATTCCCACTTCATTATCAAGATAACAACCATTCTTAGCCATCTTATCTGCTGAAAAATTCGCCTCTCTGTAAGTGTGAATTATCCTTATAGAAATATAATGATTGCATAATCGCCCCCATCTTTCtcttgcaaaccaaggaatagaaGAGCTTTGTAAAGCTTGAACTACTCCATATGAATCAGATTGCACACAAATACGATCATAATTCCATTGCATTGCCCATTCCATACCAATTATAATTGCATAGAGTTCCGCCAAATAGTTTGTAGTAACTCCAAGACCAATACTCAAAGCACCAAGAACTGCACAGCTAGAGTCTCTTGCCACCACTCTTGCTCCCGCAATGCCTGGATTTCCACGCGCTGAtccatcacaacaaattagaATCTCATTAAGTTCCGGAGGCTGCCATAACACTTCAATAGGCTGCTGATGTCTAACACTTCTATGAACCACAcggaagtaatccaacaacaccataTCATCCAGACTGTTGCGCATAAACCCTTTTAGACGGACTGAGTATTCTTGTATTAGCTTCAGTACTCTTTTAGAAAAAAGACCCCAGCTCGGTTTGTGCTTCTCAAAAATGCATTTGTTGCGCATAGCCCATAGTTCTGACCTCATTACTAAGTTCGCCACCAGCCACAAGTCACGGACAATTGCACTTCTTCCCTTAGCTGCCTTGAAAGAATCCACAATGTTGAAGTTTGCTGTCATACCAAAGATACCAGAAATCCAAGACCACGCACGAGATgcaaaagaacaaataaaaagaaTATGTTCTAGGATTTCTTCCTCAGTTTCACACATAACACACTTGTTAGCCAAATGAATTCTGAACCTAGATTGAATGATATCCAAAGTGGCACAAGCACCACGAATGAATTTCCAGTTTTGAGGCGCAAGTTTAGGgtgaatttccttcctccacaGCATAGACGCTGCATTGAAGCTACCATGTTTCTGACGAATAATCTCCTTGGCAGAGCTTACCGAAAAATCACCTGAAAAGTTTGGCATCCAAACTCTCTTATCTTCACCCCCATTTGGCAAAGGAAGATTATGCATATCCACACCAGCCGCGAGTAAACAGTTCAAGTGATTTTCAGGAAAAACCCATTGGTTATCCCTATAACAATCACTCACCAAAACCAATCTGTCAAGAGTAAAATCATCCAATATCTCTGCAAAACATTTTTCTccataccaaacatcataatAGAGAGAAGTAGACCTGCCATCACCAAGAAGAACTTTAGTGTTAGCCCCCACATATTTATAAACCCTTCTAATGCCTGGAAGAATGGTAGACTTCACCCCATAAGTCTTAATGCAACATCTTCGACTAAAAAACTTAGCCTTAAGATAACCTGCCCAATTCTTCTTAGAAGTACTGATCTTCCACCATAACTTCATCAACATTGCAGAATTCATAGTAGCCATACGAGATAAACCCAAACCCCCTCCTCAAAAGGGTAACAGGTTTTATCATACGCCACCACAACAACACGACTGACATTAGAGTCACCAGACCAAATAAAATTCCTAATTGCACGCTCACATTGCACAATGAACTTGCTAGGCCACTTATAAATAGCCATATTATGGATGGAATAACTCGAAATAACAGATTTAACAAGCACAATACGgtcatgaaaagataaaagaaaacccttccaaccagcaagatgggttttaatcttctcaaccacattAGCAATATGATGATACCTCACAGCACCAGGCATTATTTGAACACCCAAATAACGATCAGGGAAAGTAGCTACACTCATAcccaaataatcaacaagataattacGTATACTCaacgaaccaccaccataataaatttTACTCTTTTGGCGACAAACAGATTGACCCGAAGCACACTGATACTTACCCAACAAATCCACCAGATTATTAATGCTCCGCAAATTTCCTTTACAGAAAAttataatatcatcagcaaaaaagagatgagtaggagaaataccacCTCTAGTTACCATGTAAGACATCCTCTTCTCTGCAAAAATCTTTGACATATTTC
Above is a genomic segment from Papaver somniferum cultivar HN1 chromosome 10, ASM357369v1, whole genome shotgun sequence containing:
- the LOC113316037 gene encoding uncharacterized protein LOC113316037; its protein translation is MRVLYWNINVIARDASKNKLRELILEFKPDIFCLAEPKVHCTLRFLHKLYVAGYKKEVIHNVVDSSKGSPAFIFPFKLKRLKAAMNNWNSHVFGNIFAKLKQAELTMEVALRILDEDPEDITKLNSSKEASVILQEIRSHHVTMLKKKSRNKWLLEGASNTSFFHANIRMRRSSNMISELVDDNGAVITDCDQIRDYTVSFFESKFNGDEFPIDEELFNYDHNIISVEDSQRMDEIPSMEEIKNVVFYLDADSAPGPDGFSGFFYRHCWDVVQYDLVRAITYCWQRQIIPHGANSSLIILLAKGRNIHENITVASEMINDLRTKRKDGSLGLKLDITQAFDTVSWSFVLKVFRRYGFSQNWCSWILAILNSARISILLNGSPEGFFKINRGLRQGNMKSLHNLLALLGKYQSASGQTVCRQKSKIYYGGGSLSRCGTITNLLGMEVTTFPDRYLGVQIMPGVVKYRHICNVMEKIKKQLSVWKGKLLSFQDRVVLINSVIASYAIHNMAVYKWPRKFVQQAERVIRNFLWSGDAEVARKFVVGYPKVCFPLKEGGLGITSMVVTNKALLMKLWWSIRSSNKKWARFLWAKFTTKQGSIKLYGVKYSILPGMKLIHSIVDKNTKVLIGDGRSTSLYFDVWYGNECIADMLNETDLDRNFKVSDIIVNNAWMMQGDHIQNLVRAGVDLSNLPLLQGGNDCRVWMPEMNGHFSVSSAKNIIRRAYPKSAIYGLLWRKEIHPKLAAQNWKICREVCATQDKIRSRFKVEMANKCYLCNKEEESLEHIIWSCTFATQIWQWCSGLFNLTPYYDIVNSYKSAKGRSRIVKDLWLLAILVIRSELWKTRNKGFMHNTTTDLDLLNFFRVMHRKVKQVQPIECFWSPPNRDEILLCCDGAAKGNPGIAGAGVVWAMKWNVKRVVVRSDSMGTIKTLTGTNLPWMGENPVSSTQSKGVHKATFADLVKGKKPYMLTDFDLLSLPEASSYLEEPALVLPLELTKEGRDIFQFSLIGRLNFKGLKLNEVQKSLEEQWGFGDGRCKLVPMTKGFFIIKLISAEDKECVWHGDSWKVQNQTLRVLNFYPNFDPEKQTTSHATVWVSFPGLYIELWTKTILLSIAKILGKPIAIDQKTLDHDVGNYAAVLIDIDFAKEIPKRIYLTANGKEFWQYVEVQDMENVKFCSH